A genomic region of Sciurus carolinensis chromosome 7, mSciCar1.2, whole genome shotgun sequence contains the following coding sequences:
- the Ddr1 gene encoding epithelial discoidin domain-containing receptor 1 isoform X2: MGPGALSSLLMLLLLLVATGDADMKGHFDPAKCRYALGMQDRTIPDSDISVSSSWSDSTAARHSRLESSDGDGAWCPAGPVFPKEEEYLQVDLRRLHLVALVGTQGRHAGGLGKEFSRSYRLRYSRDGHRWMDWKDRWGQEVISGNEDPGGVVLKDLGPPMVARLVRFYPRADRVMSVCLRVELYGCLWRDGLLSYTAPVGQTMYLSEAVHLNDSTYDGYTVGGLQYGGLGQLADGVVGLDDFRQSQELRVWPGYDYVGWNNHSFPSGYVEMEFEFDRLRAFQAMQVHCNNMHTLGARLPGGVECRFKRGPAMAWEGEPMRHALGGSLGDPRARAISVPLGGRVGRFLQCRFLFAGPWLLFSEISFISDVVNDSSLVLGGTFAPAPWWPPGPPPTNFSSLELEPRGQQPVAKAEGSPTAILIGCLVAIILLLLLIIALMLWRLHWRRLLSKAERRVLEEELTVHLSVPGDTILINNRPGSREPPPYQEPRPRGNPPHSAPCVPSGSAFNGDYMEPEKPGAPLLPPPPQNSVPHYAEADIVTLQGVTGGNTYAVPALPPGAVGDGPPRVDFPRSRLRFKEKLGEGQFGEVHLCEVENPQDLVSLDFPISVHKGQPLLVAVKILRPDATKNARNDFLKEVKIMSRLKDPNIIRLLGVCVQDDPLCMITDYMENGDLNQFLSAHQLEDKAAEGASRDGEAAQGPTISYTMLLHVAAQIASGMRYLATLNFVHRDLATRNCLVGENFTIKIADFGMSRNLYAGDYYRVQGRAVLPIRWMAWECILMGKFTTASDVWAFGVTLWEVLMLCRAQPFGQLTDEQVIENAGEFFRDQGRQVYLFRPPACPQGLYELMLQCWSREPEQRPPFSQLHRFLAEDALNTV; the protein is encoded by the exons ATGGGGCCAGGGGCCCTCTCATCTCTACTGATGCTGCTACTGCTCTTGGTAGCAACTGGAGATGCTGACATGAAGGGACATTTTGACCCTG CCAAGTGCCGCTACGCCCTGGGCATGCAAGACCGCACCATTCCAGACAGTGACATCTCTGTCTCCAGCTCCTGGTCAGACTCCACTGCTGCTCGCCACAGCAG GCTGGAGAGCAGTGATGGGGATGGGGCATGGTGCCCTGCAGGGCCAGTGTTTCCCAAGGAGGAGGAGTACCTGCAGGTGGATCTACGGCGGCTACACCTCGTGGCTCTAGTGGGCACCCAGGGACGCCATGCTGGGGGCCTGGGCAAGGAGTTCTCCCGCAGCTACCGGCTGCGTTACTCCCGGGACGGTCACCGCTGGATGGACTGGAAGGATCGCTGGGGTCAGGAG GTGATCTCAGGTAATGAGGACCCTGGGGGAGTGGTGCTGAAGGACCTTGGGCCCCCCATGGTGGCCCGCCTGGTTCGCTTCTACCCCAGGGCTGACCGGGTTATGAGTGTCTGTCTGCGGGTGGAGCTCTATGGCTGCCTCTGGAGGG ATGGACTTCTGTCTTACACAGCCCCTGTGGGGCAAACCATGTACTTATCTGAAGCTGTGCACCTCAACGACTCCACCTACGATGGATATACTGTTGGCGG GCTACAGTATGGTGGTCTGGGCCAACTGGCAGATGGTGTGGTAGGGCTGGATGACTTTAGGCAGAGCCAGGAACTGCGAGTTTGGCCAGGCTATGATTATGTGGGATGGAACAACCATAGCTTCCCCAGCGGCTATGTGGAGATGGAGTTTGAGTTTGATCGGCTGAGGGCCTTCCAGGCCATGCAG GTACACTGTAACAACATGCACACACTGGGAGCACGCCTGCCAGGCGGGGTGGAGTGTCGCTTCAAGCGGGGCCCTGCCATGGCCTGGGAAGGGGAACCCATGCGCCATGCCCTGGGAGGCAGCCTCGGGGACCCCAGAGCCCGGGCTATCTCCGTGCCCCTGGGCGGCCGTGTGGGTCGCTTTCTGCAGTGCCGCTTCCTCTTTGCTGGGCCTTGGTTACTCTTCAGTGAAATTTCCTTCATCTCTG ATGTGGTAAATGACTCCTCTCTGGTTCTGGGGGGAACCTTTGCACCAGCCCCCTGGTGGCCTCCTGGCCCACCTCCCACCAACTTCAGCAGCTTGG AGCTGGAGCCTCGGGGCCAGCAGCCTGTGGCCAAGGCAGAAGGGAGCCCGACCGCCATCCTCATTGGCTGCCTGGTGGCAATCATCCTGTTGCTGCTGCTTATCATCGCCCTCATGCTCTGGCGGCTGCACTGGCGCAGGctcctcagcaag GCTGAGCGACGGGTATTGGAAGAGGAGCTGACAGTTCATCTCTCTGTTCCTGGGGACACCATCCTCATCAACAACCGCCCAGGTTCCCGAGAGCCACCCCCTTACCAGGAGCCCAGGCCTCGTGGGAATCCACCCCACTCTGCTCCCTGTGTCCCCAGTGGCTCTG CCTTCAATGGGGATTATATGGAGCCTGAGAAGCCAGGTGCCCCGCTtctgcccccacctccccagAACAGCGTCCCCCATTATGCCGAGGCTGACATTGTCACCCTGCAGGGCGTTACCGGGGGCAACACCTATGCTGTGCCTGCGCTGCCCCCAGGGGCGGTTGGGGATGGGCCCCCCAGAGTGGATTTCCCTCGGTCCCGGCTCCGCTTCAAGGAGAAGCTTGGCGAGGGCCAGTTTGGGGAG GTGCACCTGTGTGAGGTAGAGAACCCTCAAGATCTGGTCAGTCTTGACTTTCCCATCAGTGTACACAAGGGACAGCCCTTGCTGGTAGCTGTCAAGATCCTACGGCCAGATGCTACTAAAAATGCCAG gaATGATTTCTTGAAGGAGGTGAAGATCATGTCACGGCTCAAGGACCCAAACATCATCCGgctcctgggtgtgtgtgtgcaggatgATCCCTTGTGCATGATTACTGATTACATGGAAAATGGAGACCTGAACCAGTTTCTCAGTGCCCACCAGCTGGAGGACAAGGCAGCCGAAGGGGCCTCCAGGGATGGGGAGGCTGCCCAGGGGCCCACCATCAG CTACACGATGCTGTTGCATGTGGCAGCACAGATCGCCTCAGGCATGCGTTATTTGGCTACACTCAACTTTGTACATCGAGACTTGGCCACACGGAACTGCCTGGTTGGGGAAAATTTCACCATCAAAATTGCTGACTTTGGCATGAGCCGAAACCTATATGCTGGAGATTATTATCGTGTGCAGGGTCGGGCAGTGCTGCCCATCCGGTGGATGGCTTGGGAATGCATCCTCATG GGGAAGTTCACAACGGCCAGTGATGTGTGGGCCTTTGGAGTGACCCTTTGGGAGGTGCTGATGCTCTGCAGGGCTCAGCCCTTTGGGCAGCTCACTGACGAGCAAGTCATCGAGAATGCTGGGGAGTTCTTCCGGGACCAGGGACGACAG GTGTACCTGTTCCGGCCACCTGCCTGCCCACAGGGCCTGTATGAACTGATGCTTCAGTGCTGGAGCCGGGAGCCTGAGCAGCGACCCCCCTTTTCCCAACTGCATCGGTTCCTGGCAGAGGATGCACTCAACACGGTGTGA
- the Ddr1 gene encoding epithelial discoidin domain-containing receptor 1 isoform X1 encodes MGPGALSSLLMLLLLLVATGDADMKGHFDPAKCRYALGMQDRTIPDSDISVSSSWSDSTAARHSRLESSDGDGAWCPAGPVFPKEEEYLQVDLRRLHLVALVGTQGRHAGGLGKEFSRSYRLRYSRDGHRWMDWKDRWGQEVISGNEDPGGVVLKDLGPPMVARLVRFYPRADRVMSVCLRVELYGCLWRDGLLSYTAPVGQTMYLSEAVHLNDSTYDGYTVGGLQYGGLGQLADGVVGLDDFRQSQELRVWPGYDYVGWNNHSFPSGYVEMEFEFDRLRAFQAMQVHCNNMHTLGARLPGGVECRFKRGPAMAWEGEPMRHALGGSLGDPRARAISVPLGGRVGRFLQCRFLFAGPWLLFSEISFISDVVNDSSLVLGGTFAPAPWWPPGPPPTNFSSLELEPRGQQPVAKAEGSPTAILIGCLVAIILLLLLIIALMLWRLHWRRLLSKAERRVLEEELTVHLSVPGDTILINNRPGSREPPPYQEPRPRGNPPHSAPCVPSGSALLLSNPAYRLLLATYARPPRGPGPPTPAWAKPTNTQAFNGDYMEPEKPGAPLLPPPPQNSVPHYAEADIVTLQGVTGGNTYAVPALPPGAVGDGPPRVDFPRSRLRFKEKLGEGQFGEVHLCEVENPQDLVSLDFPISVHKGQPLLVAVKILRPDATKNARNDFLKEVKIMSRLKDPNIIRLLGVCVQDDPLCMITDYMENGDLNQFLSAHQLEDKAAEGASRDGEAAQGPTISYTMLLHVAAQIASGMRYLATLNFVHRDLATRNCLVGENFTIKIADFGMSRNLYAGDYYRVQGRAVLPIRWMAWECILMGKFTTASDVWAFGVTLWEVLMLCRAQPFGQLTDEQVIENAGEFFRDQGRQVYLFRPPACPQGLYELMLQCWSREPEQRPPFSQLHRFLAEDALNTV; translated from the exons ATGGGGCCAGGGGCCCTCTCATCTCTACTGATGCTGCTACTGCTCTTGGTAGCAACTGGAGATGCTGACATGAAGGGACATTTTGACCCTG CCAAGTGCCGCTACGCCCTGGGCATGCAAGACCGCACCATTCCAGACAGTGACATCTCTGTCTCCAGCTCCTGGTCAGACTCCACTGCTGCTCGCCACAGCAG GCTGGAGAGCAGTGATGGGGATGGGGCATGGTGCCCTGCAGGGCCAGTGTTTCCCAAGGAGGAGGAGTACCTGCAGGTGGATCTACGGCGGCTACACCTCGTGGCTCTAGTGGGCACCCAGGGACGCCATGCTGGGGGCCTGGGCAAGGAGTTCTCCCGCAGCTACCGGCTGCGTTACTCCCGGGACGGTCACCGCTGGATGGACTGGAAGGATCGCTGGGGTCAGGAG GTGATCTCAGGTAATGAGGACCCTGGGGGAGTGGTGCTGAAGGACCTTGGGCCCCCCATGGTGGCCCGCCTGGTTCGCTTCTACCCCAGGGCTGACCGGGTTATGAGTGTCTGTCTGCGGGTGGAGCTCTATGGCTGCCTCTGGAGGG ATGGACTTCTGTCTTACACAGCCCCTGTGGGGCAAACCATGTACTTATCTGAAGCTGTGCACCTCAACGACTCCACCTACGATGGATATACTGTTGGCGG GCTACAGTATGGTGGTCTGGGCCAACTGGCAGATGGTGTGGTAGGGCTGGATGACTTTAGGCAGAGCCAGGAACTGCGAGTTTGGCCAGGCTATGATTATGTGGGATGGAACAACCATAGCTTCCCCAGCGGCTATGTGGAGATGGAGTTTGAGTTTGATCGGCTGAGGGCCTTCCAGGCCATGCAG GTACACTGTAACAACATGCACACACTGGGAGCACGCCTGCCAGGCGGGGTGGAGTGTCGCTTCAAGCGGGGCCCTGCCATGGCCTGGGAAGGGGAACCCATGCGCCATGCCCTGGGAGGCAGCCTCGGGGACCCCAGAGCCCGGGCTATCTCCGTGCCCCTGGGCGGCCGTGTGGGTCGCTTTCTGCAGTGCCGCTTCCTCTTTGCTGGGCCTTGGTTACTCTTCAGTGAAATTTCCTTCATCTCTG ATGTGGTAAATGACTCCTCTCTGGTTCTGGGGGGAACCTTTGCACCAGCCCCCTGGTGGCCTCCTGGCCCACCTCCCACCAACTTCAGCAGCTTGG AGCTGGAGCCTCGGGGCCAGCAGCCTGTGGCCAAGGCAGAAGGGAGCCCGACCGCCATCCTCATTGGCTGCCTGGTGGCAATCATCCTGTTGCTGCTGCTTATCATCGCCCTCATGCTCTGGCGGCTGCACTGGCGCAGGctcctcagcaag GCTGAGCGACGGGTATTGGAAGAGGAGCTGACAGTTCATCTCTCTGTTCCTGGGGACACCATCCTCATCAACAACCGCCCAGGTTCCCGAGAGCCACCCCCTTACCAGGAGCCCAGGCCTCGTGGGAATCCACCCCACTCTGCTCCCTGTGTCCCCAGTGGCTCTG CGTTGCTGCTCTCCAATCCAGCCTACCGCCTCCTTCTGGCCACTTACGCCCGTCCCCCTCGAGGCCCGGGCCCCCCCACACCCGCCTGGGCCAAACCCACCAACACCCAGG CCTTCAATGGGGATTATATGGAGCCTGAGAAGCCAGGTGCCCCGCTtctgcccccacctccccagAACAGCGTCCCCCATTATGCCGAGGCTGACATTGTCACCCTGCAGGGCGTTACCGGGGGCAACACCTATGCTGTGCCTGCGCTGCCCCCAGGGGCGGTTGGGGATGGGCCCCCCAGAGTGGATTTCCCTCGGTCCCGGCTCCGCTTCAAGGAGAAGCTTGGCGAGGGCCAGTTTGGGGAG GTGCACCTGTGTGAGGTAGAGAACCCTCAAGATCTGGTCAGTCTTGACTTTCCCATCAGTGTACACAAGGGACAGCCCTTGCTGGTAGCTGTCAAGATCCTACGGCCAGATGCTACTAAAAATGCCAG gaATGATTTCTTGAAGGAGGTGAAGATCATGTCACGGCTCAAGGACCCAAACATCATCCGgctcctgggtgtgtgtgtgcaggatgATCCCTTGTGCATGATTACTGATTACATGGAAAATGGAGACCTGAACCAGTTTCTCAGTGCCCACCAGCTGGAGGACAAGGCAGCCGAAGGGGCCTCCAGGGATGGGGAGGCTGCCCAGGGGCCCACCATCAG CTACACGATGCTGTTGCATGTGGCAGCACAGATCGCCTCAGGCATGCGTTATTTGGCTACACTCAACTTTGTACATCGAGACTTGGCCACACGGAACTGCCTGGTTGGGGAAAATTTCACCATCAAAATTGCTGACTTTGGCATGAGCCGAAACCTATATGCTGGAGATTATTATCGTGTGCAGGGTCGGGCAGTGCTGCCCATCCGGTGGATGGCTTGGGAATGCATCCTCATG GGGAAGTTCACAACGGCCAGTGATGTGTGGGCCTTTGGAGTGACCCTTTGGGAGGTGCTGATGCTCTGCAGGGCTCAGCCCTTTGGGCAGCTCACTGACGAGCAAGTCATCGAGAATGCTGGGGAGTTCTTCCGGGACCAGGGACGACAG GTGTACCTGTTCCGGCCACCTGCCTGCCCACAGGGCCTGTATGAACTGATGCTTCAGTGCTGGAGCCGGGAGCCTGAGCAGCGACCCCCCTTTTCCCAACTGCATCGGTTCCTGGCAGAGGATGCACTCAACACGGTGTGA